The genomic region TACAGCTGGTAATACCGCCTTCCTGCTTCGAGGGAATCGCCTCCTGAGAATGTATAAAATGTTTCATTCCAATTTTATTTCAGAATACGCCTATGAACTTTCTTCCGTTTGGTGCTTTTATTGAATGGTTAGGCTTCAAATGTACTTTACCCTATAAATTTCCTAGATTCTTTCGTGTTCTCACCCGATACTGAAAACCGTACAGAGGCATATTTCAGAATGTCTATGCGTGAACCTTGCTTTATAGTTTAATCTGCTAAGAACTGGGAATTATTTATCATTTTTAGGTGTTCAGAGGTGAGCATCTTGAGATGCTGGCAGTCGTGTGTGTATTTCTTTGGTGAGTTGGTCCAATCGCTTAAGAGCGCTAGATGAGCGTGCTGTAATTGTCCTATCAAGATGCTCAAGAATTCGTTCGATCTTGAGTTGCAATTCTTCCGGTTTGTCGCCATAGCGATTGTAGAGTACATCGTCGAAGAGTTCTCTTTCATGCAAAAATATCTTGTAGAGAGCTTCTGTTTTGACCAATCTAAGTTTAATCTCATCGTCATGTATTTTTCGAGCAATCTGAATCGCGTGCAGCGTTTCGCGCGGAGCATCGAAATCCAGGAAGATCACGCGAACACGGCTAGGATAATCACGCTTGAGCGCTCGAATGACTTCTAGGTTGTTGCAAATTATGAAATGGTGAAGGTTTTCTGCAATGGCGGAATCAATCTGAGATCGCTGAATTCCATAATGGAAACCATACGATTGATAAATATAGTCATATTCTGAAGATTCAATGCGATCAACGCAACGGATTTCGATGCCGTCAAGCTGACGAGGGGGGCGATCGGTTCCCTTGAAATGCAACGAATATTGCTTACCGGATTGCATTAACAATTCCATCAAGGTGGATTTTCCTGACCCTGAGGCTCCAAAGATTACAATAACTAAAGACATTATTGACCTAATTTTTTATAAAAGACATGTGACCGATTTTGAGTTACCTTTCTGCTTTGCAGTATTGAATTACAAGAGAAACTCCCAGGTGAGATACTTGGATTGAATAGTGCCACTTATTTGCGATCAAAGAAACTGAATTTCGTTTTGAGGGACGGCATGATAATCTTTACTTAACATGACCCGAATGGGTAAGTTTCTTTTTCCTTTAGTTTCATAATGTCGATTGAAAGATAAAATGAGTTATTACAAACGCTATCACTTTATTCCATGGTGAAACCATTAAAGATCGGATTACTGGTTCTGTTGAGCTTCATTATTTTTGCGGGCGTGGGACTTTATGCATTCCGTAACTCCTTGTTGGAGGAGCTCATCAATGATCAGTTACGCAAACAAGGTTTTCCGTTGCAATCCGTTGCGGTTCTCGATATTTCGCTTAGCTCTTTCCGCTTGCATGAGCTGAAGGCGGGTAACAATGACGAATTGCAGGTGGGTAAAATCCTGGTTAACTGGCAGCTCCGTGATCTGCTCGCTGGAAAGCCAGCATTAGTTGAAATTAGCGGTGTGGAAGTGAGACTTGATCTGAATGCAAAGCGCTCTGCGCTGGATTCGATGCAATTCGCTACGGCGGTATCTGGAAAAGATATCCGCATACCGTGGTTGCCGGTACTTTCACTGGAAGACTCAGTGATACGCCTCCATTCCGTTGCCGGTGATGTGACGATCGCTGTGTCGGGCAGCATTGTGCACGACCATTCAAATACTCAAGTGATCCGATTCGATACCATTATCTCTGGTTCGGTGGGTCAGGCGAAGGGTGGGCTGGTAGCAACACTGGATGCGCAGGGAAATATGCAAGGTAAGATTGCTATTTCGCAAGGTAGGCTGAATATTCCCGGAGTCAAAATTTCCAGTTTTTCAGGTGAAACCGCTTTTGCATTAACGGCATTACATTTGCAGCATGTGCAGACCGACTTTGCATTCGCGGGGATTAGCCTGCTCGAGCAGAAGCTTGGAAAGCCAGTACCCGCGCAGCTGAGGGAGACGTCAACTGCATTGAGATTGGGTGATGCAGCCATTGATCATGCTACCTTAAAAGGAAGCGTTCACAGACTATCGGGTTCCTGGAACGGAGAACTTGATTTAGGTGTTGAGGGAGGAAAACTGATTGCTGGGCCTACAGAAATTCATCAGCTATCGATTACCTTGCCAATGCAGATTAAGTTCACCTCAGACGATTGGCGCATCGGATTACGCAATTCTGGTCAAATTGCCCTGGGGAAGATCAATACCGAATATCCTTTGCGTTTTCGGGATCCCCCAGAGTTCTCAATTCCCCAGGCTGATCTGAGTGTAACTGGAGGTCAGCATGGATTAGCCCTTAAACATAATATCGTTGTGATGCCCGCTAATCTTAGTGTATTGGTTAAGAGCGATAAGTCTGCTGAAATTGAAGCAAACATTCATCCAGGAAAAATAACTGTGACGGGAGAAATGGATGCCAACAGAAACTATCAAGGACAGTTAGCCCTAAGTGAAGCTTCCTTTGATCTGCCGCAATCCGCGATACAGTTTAAGAATATCTCAGCTATTTTATATTTGAATGATAGTGAAATTGGCAATGCTGCTGATTTCTCCATCGGCAAATTGCGGCATCTGGCATCTGAACCTCTGTTTACAGATCTATCCATCACCGGCGATGTCAGAAATAAAGCCAAGCAAGGAAAATCAACAGAGTATGCGCTTAGCGTCACAGGTGGTGTTCCAGGTTTGCAGTTTTTAAAGATTAAGGGTGCGCATGCGCTGGATAGTGGTAATGGAGCGCTCAAAGCGGAGGTTATTCCATTAAACTTTTTACCGGATAGCCTGCAGCCCAGCGTGTTTTCTCCCGTGTTGGCACAGTTGAATAATGTAAGCGGACAGGTCAGCGCGATCGCACAATTGAAATGGTCTACAAAAGGTGTGCACAGCAGTCGCGGCGCATTGGAGATGCGAAATGTTTCGTTTACGCATGAAACTACGAAGATAAAAGATCTGAATATCGCGCTGAATTTGAACAATTTGCTAACTCCAGCCAGCCAGCCTGGACAAAAAATCACGGTTAAACAGATTGATTTTGGAGTTCCATTGGAAAATTTACTGGTTTCCTATCACATTCTGGACACAAATCCTCCTCAAATTGCGCTTGAGAAAGCGCAATTTTTCATGATGGATGGCATGATATCGGTGGCACCCGTCATTATTGATCCCGCGGCCAAATACTCTGACATGTTGATACGCATCAGTAATATCGATCTGGAATCATTTTTTAACCTGATCAAGGTCGATGGTCTTGCGGGAAGCGGACATCTGGATGGTCAGGTTCCACTGACAATAGAAGAAGATCAATTAACGATAAGGAATGGGCGTCTTGCTGCCAAGGCGCCAGGAATTTTGCATTTTCAATCCCAAAAAGCTTCGCAATGGTTTGCTTCCGCCGGAGAGGAAATGAATTTGTTGCTGCAAGCCATGCAGGATTTCCATTACACTGAGCTATCATTGACTCTCGACAAATCGGTTGCACACGATCTGGTAGCCCAGCTTTCTTTGTTGGGGAATAATCCTAAAGTTAAAGAAGGGCAGGACTTTCGTTTGAACATTAGGTTGGAAACAGATATAGACAAGATCTTACAAAAGATTAATTACGGCTACAGTTTATCCCATGAAATTCTGCGCGGTTCGTTCAGATTGTATTAAGTCAGATGGCGCTAAATTGCAGACATAGAGCGTTGTATGCTCATTATCGGAAAAGAGGAGTGCAATCATGTGTAAAATTGAACGAATGACAAACACTATAATTACTTCAGTAATTTTGATTTCTTGCTGCTTGGTGGTCGTATCTTGCGCACCGACGGTTAAAGTGGAATCTCCTAAGGAACCGATTACGATAAATCTCAATATCAAACTGGATGCTGATATTCGAGTGAAGCTTGAAGAGGAAGCCAAAAAAGATATAGCCGCCAACCCTGACATCTTCTAATAGCAAATGAGAAAGGAGAACATTATGCAGCGTATTTCAAATATGATCTTTAAGAAATCTTTGCCAAAAATTTTTGGAATCATTCTTCCAGTGTTAGCACTCTATGCAATTCCGGTATGGGCCGATAGTCTCGATAACCTGCGTGCGTCTGGTGCAATTGGCGAAGCGAGTACGGGGTATGTCATCGCCCGAGAACCTGGTGCTCAGGCAGAGGCCGATGCAATTAATGCCAAGCGTCAAGCAATTTACCAGGAAAAAGCTGCCGCACAAGGCATTGATCCCAATCAGGTAGGAAAAGTATATGCTGAGGAAATTATCCATAAAGTTCCAGCGGGAACCTGGATTCAAATTAACGGACAATGGATAAGGAAATAGGTAATTCTTATTCTATTACCGCATCTTCTTAGTGATTTTGCGGTGCTTGCGATAATGGTTCCGCCACGCCATTCGAAAGTATAAAAACCCGGTCTGCCGCGTTAATAACCGCGGGTTGATGTGAAACAGCAATAATGGTCAGGCTCTTGGCCAGTTTCTGTAATGTTTCGCAAATCGTGCGTTCGCTTTCTGGGTCTAATGCACTGGTAGGCTCGTCGAGAATCAGAAAAGACGGGTTATGCGCCAACGCTCGTGCAATCGCGATACGTTGCCGCTGCCCTCCGGAAAGTAAACCGCCGCGCTCACCGACAACCGTTTGCAACCCTTCCGGCAATGCATTAACAAAATCCCACGCACCAGCCTGGCGCAGCGCTTGTTCCGCATCATTGATTGTCAACGCGGGCTCTCCAACCAGAATGTTATTCATCACCGTATCGTGCAATAGAATCGTATCTTGCGAGACATAGCCGATCATGTGGCGCCATTGCCGCAGATGGATATCATGCAAAGATATATTGTCAATCCGGACTTCACCGGATTGCGGTTCGGTCAACCCGCATAACAAATCCAGCAGAGTACTTTTACCTGCTCCGGACGGTCCCATAACCGCGGTAAATGAGTTGACGGGTATTTCCATATTCAAATCTTCGAATATGATTTTCGGTCCATAATTAAATTTCACATGCTGCAAGACAATGTCTTTCTGCAATGTCGGCTGTACTGTCCCGCTCGATCTTTCCGCCGCTGCGCGTGCATCTTCGGCTGCTTTACGCAATGCCCAATAAGCACTTTCTTGCGCGGCGAGTTGTTGATGCCGGCGTTGTGTCTTATTCAGCAACCCCAGAATACGGGTCAGCAAAAATACCATCAGCATGACTTCAGGAAGCGATAACTCCCACACTACCAGTGCAATATACAAACCACTGGCAGTCAGCGCAGCAAGAATAGGCTCCTGCAGTGCTGTCAGAGCTGCCCGGTTCATGACTTCCTTGCGCGTCGCTTTTTCCAGATGCTGCGTCTGTTCATGTAAAATGGCGTCGGCCACATTATCACGCGCCATGGCTTTTAGCGATTTGACCGAACTGAGTACATCAGACAAATATGTAAGCAGATGGCGTAACAAATGAGTTTGTTTCGTACCGGCGCGACGGGTTGCACTGACCAGCCGATTCAACGCAATCAATAAAAACAAACCAATGACTAATGAAGCGAGCGTCGCTTCCCAGGAGATGAATAGTGCCACAATGGCATATACCATCACTTGAATAGCCAGTGCCAGAACGTTCACACTGTGTTCAAAGCCATTGGCGGCACGATAGGCTTCGGTTGCAATCGAATTTGCAAGAGATCCGACAGGTTGTCGCAAATAGTACGGCCAGCGGCTGGCTAGTAAAGCCTCGATCAAATCCAATCGTAACGCTGTGGCGACATGCGCGACGGTGTAACCTACCTGGCGATTCGCCAGCAATAGTACCAATCCCTTGAAAAACATACCGCCGACGATAATGATCAGAATTGTATCCAAGGTAGGCTCAATACCGATATCCTGCAGCGTCGCTTCCATGAATTTACCGATACCGGAATCACCTGATCCGCCGGAATCGCCAACAGCTATTGATAGCAGTGGCAGCAATGCAGTGAGGCTCAATCCTTCGGCGATGCCCGCAATTAATAGCGCAAACAGAACAAACGCACTGCGCCGGGGAAAAACCATAATATACGTGAATAAAGTACGCATAAGCCGGTTATAAGAAATGATCAAAAGATAATGATTCGTTTACATAAACATCATGCATGAGGCACATCGCATAAAACTCCATCGATCAATTGCTGGATGCGCTGCGCGCGATTGGCCAGACTTGCATCGTGTGTGACGATAATCAAGCTGGCATTGATTTTACGATTCAACTCCAGCATTAAATCAAATACATGCTCAGCTGTTTTGCGGTCAAGATTTCCTGTGGGTTCATCAGCCAGAATGCAGGCAGGGCGCGTAACCAAAGCGCGTGCAACAGCGGCACGCTGGCGCTCACCGCC from Nitrosomonas ureae harbors:
- a CDS encoding YdbH domain-containing protein, whose translation is MVKPLKIGLLVLLSFIIFAGVGLYAFRNSLLEELINDQLRKQGFPLQSVAVLDISLSSFRLHELKAGNNDELQVGKILVNWQLRDLLAGKPALVEISGVEVRLDLNAKRSALDSMQFATAVSGKDIRIPWLPVLSLEDSVIRLHSVAGDVTIAVSGSIVHDHSNTQVIRFDTIISGSVGQAKGGLVATLDAQGNMQGKIAISQGRLNIPGVKISSFSGETAFALTALHLQHVQTDFAFAGISLLEQKLGKPVPAQLRETSTALRLGDAAIDHATLKGSVHRLSGSWNGELDLGVEGGKLIAGPTEIHQLSITLPMQIKFTSDDWRIGLRNSGQIALGKINTEYPLRFRDPPEFSIPQADLSVTGGQHGLALKHNIVVMPANLSVLVKSDKSAEIEANIHPGKITVTGEMDANRNYQGQLALSEASFDLPQSAIQFKNISAILYLNDSEIGNAADFSIGKLRHLASEPLFTDLSITGDVRNKAKQGKSTEYALSVTGGVPGLQFLKIKGAHALDSGNGALKAEVIPLNFLPDSLQPSVFSPVLAQLNNVSGQVSAIAQLKWSTKGVHSSRGALEMRNVSFTHETTKIKDLNIALNLNNLLTPASQPGQKITVKQIDFGVPLENLLVSYHILDTNPPQIALEKAQFFMMDGMISVAPVIIDPAAKYSDMLIRISNIDLESFFNLIKVDGLAGSGHLDGQVPLTIEEDQLTIRNGRLAAKAPGILHFQSQKASQWFASAGEEMNLLLQAMQDFHYTELSLTLDKSVAHDLVAQLSLLGNNPKVKEGQDFRLNIRLETDIDKILQKINYGYSLSHEILRGSFRLY
- a CDS encoding YnbE family lipoprotein, encoding MCKIERMTNTIITSVILISCCLVVVSCAPTVKVESPKEPITINLNIKLDADIRVKLEEEAKKDIAANPDIF
- a CDS encoding YdbL family protein, coding for MQRISNMIFKKSLPKIFGIILPVLALYAIPVWADSLDNLRASGAIGEASTGYVIAREPGAQAEADAINAKRQAIYQEKAAAQGIDPNQVGKVYAEEIIHKVPAGTWIQINGQWIRK
- a CDS encoding ABC transporter ATP-binding protein: MRTLFTYIMVFPRRSAFVLFALLIAGIAEGLSLTALLPLLSIAVGDSGGSGDSGIGKFMEATLQDIGIEPTLDTILIIIVGGMFFKGLVLLLANRQVGYTVAHVATALRLDLIEALLASRWPYYLRQPVGSLANSIATEAYRAANGFEHSVNVLALAIQVMVYAIVALFISWEATLASLVIGLFLLIALNRLVSATRRAGTKQTHLLRHLLTYLSDVLSSVKSLKAMARDNVADAILHEQTQHLEKATRKEVMNRAALTALQEPILAALTASGLYIALVVWELSLPEVMLMVFLLTRILGLLNKTQRRHQQLAAQESAYWALRKAAEDARAAAERSSGTVQPTLQKDIVLQHVKFNYGPKIIFEDLNMEIPVNSFTAVMGPSGAGKSTLLDLLCGLTEPQSGEVRIDNISLHDIHLRQWRHMIGYVSQDTILLHDTVMNNILVGEPALTINDAEQALRQAGAWDFVNALPEGLQTVVGERGGLLSGGQRQRIAIARALAHNPSFLILDEPTSALDPESERTICETLQKLAKSLTIIAVSHQPAVINAADRVFILSNGVAEPLSQAPQNH